The Glycine max cultivar Williams 82 chromosome 17, Glycine_max_v4.0, whole genome shotgun sequence genome contains the following window.
TTCTAAGCTTATTTGCAATGTTACACAATGTTGTCACATATTAATAGGAATTGAACTTATTTTCAATACCTCAACTAAGGCACTGAATCGTCTGTCTAACTTTGAAGTCATGTGAACAGCCTCCGAGTGAAATGGTGACATATCCCCAACAAAAATAAGCGAACGGCAATGTAGTTTTCTCAACCCTTCACTTATGTCAGGTCTCCTGTTAGAAGCCAATACAAagttaaatgaaaatgaaatatatcATTAAGCAACAAGAACAACGCTGTCCCAGAACATACTGAACTAAAGTGTTGACATATCTATTTGTACATCAAAACAAGTCATCAGCCAAGAGTGCAATTATAACAATAACCACTTTCTAAGTGACGCTGCAACCTTAGCAATAATTAATAACTTCCTGATAATCACCACTTCTACATTACTCTTCCCTCAAAAAGAAATACGAGAATCACTATTTTGAAAGTGTAATCATACTCGTTAATAGCTTCCAGGAATCGCCACACATTCAAACTCTGCCTCTCATCCAACAACtgtaagaaaatattgaaacagATTCAGACTAGTGTTCAGCTTCAAACCAGCTACCAGTTATAACCCAGTTTCCatgtgaaaatgaataaataaataaataatgactaACCCTTCGACAAGATTTAACTATATCTGACTCCGGCAATTGAGTGCCACCTCGAATTTCCTATCAACACAAATAAAAGTCTATGTTTTAACCTAACacactggaaaaaaaaaaaaaaaacaaggaatgCTTTTGGAAGCAAAAAACATACCTTGCTAAAGTACCGCTTCAGCAATATTTCCTTAACCACCCCACACATGCCATAAAAGTATAGTAAATTTGACATGACCtgcaaaatattataaaatcttcagaaaagaacaagattgatttttagaacaaaacaaaatctTTCTTGCATAGGAACAGAACCTTGTTGTACAACCATTCAGTCCAAGACGGTTCTTTACATAGAGGAGAAACAAGTATCAAACCAAGAACACGTTGTCTATACTTCATCTGTTGTCAAGTGGTAGAAAGGCGTGTAAGTATCTTGAAGCCATATAAGGAGGAGGAGGCAAACACACGTGAAAACTTACAGCAAATAAGGTAAGAATGTAAGCCCCAGCAGTTACTCCCATACACATGACTGCACTAAGACTGCAAAACAAGAAGATAGAGGATAAATCAGCTTCTATGGTTAAGGTACCACTCACTTTCAAAGTTTCAATCTGTCCATTCTAGGAGGAACTTAGTGTCAAGACAACATTAGGTGAAAAATGCTCTAAAGCAATTTTCTTCATGTCACTAAATGGAAAGCAACTGCTGAGAGCTAAACACTCACCCAAAAAAGTTGAGAACCTCGGCTATTTGATCAGCTAAATCATCTACAGAAAGAATTGGGTGATCTTGATCGATTGCAGCAGCTCCCAACTGCAATAACTCTTgaaaaaagcacaagatgatAAGGAACCTGGTAAATTATAAACATACATGCAACACTATAGTACAGCTTCAAGATACAAAGCTACAGACCTCATGCCCAGGTGGACTAATATGATAAATGCAGAAATTGTGGAGCAGAAGGTAATATGCCTCGGGACAAAATAATAACCCCTGAAAGCAGGAGACATCTGATGAAACCACgtgcatgaaaacaaaaggttagAATATCAGTGcattgacaaaaagaaaaaaaaaatgttaagagaTATCAATGTTTGGCAAAATTTATAAAACGACAATATTAGATTTGATGTTGTCTGAATTGTCAGCATAAAATCTTTTAGGAGCAAGCCTTAGCCTTGACTTGTCAGAAAAGAAATACATATTTGGGGGAGGGGGGGGAGTGCAAgtgttcaatttttttgataaaaacttATACATATTTCAATACCAGCAAGTACCAGATTTTAAAACTCTGGTTAAATTGAATCTACCAGGAAAGAATTTTTACCGTAATTGCAATAAATCTGTAAATGCTGTAATTTTAACACAAATTAAGTGCAATGCTCTCTGATGAAAaattagggggggggggggaggatcatgggatatatataaaatgaaaaatctgtTTAACTTACAATTTAAAGCCAAATCCGGATATGTGATTAGAGCTGGCTTATCCTGGTCTCCATATACAGCAACAGATACAGAACCATGACGTGTTCTGATGATATGTTCCTGCAGAAACATATCAGTAGCATAAAAATCAGGAACAGCACATGATGAAGTTAACAGAAACAGATAACAAATTGTTCATTATATACCATTgcctttatgttttttataataacaaatgGGGAGGGAATCAGGAAAGTGAGCAAAAGATGTTTTATAGCAAGTTTGAGTTCGTAGTTTGAAATGTGTAGAATAccatgtttgaactttgaagctTCCTTCTAAGGAAGCAAGTTCTTTTCCTTTAACAAAACAAGCCGTTAATCATGTATGAGCATTTATCATGTGCACCAAAGACGTGAACATGTTTGGGGCAACAAAATGAAATCACGAGACAAAGGTCACATGCAAAGAAACAACCCATAACAAGGCACAAAATCTTTCAAGGCGGCAACATCGTAGATTGCATGTGAAGATACACCtttttgaagaaaatcattattttactcAGATCACAacattattaagaaaaaaaaaagtttaacttcATGCACTGTCATAACTCATAAACTGTCAACTAATTAAAGGATTACCTTAGGAAAGATTTGTAAATTAGTTGAAGTTTAATTCCAATATATTGTCGGTGTAATGTGAACCATTCAGAAATCatcattaatatgatttttaagataattattataaaagtcattgatttttaagataattaatataaaagtacAATCGTGTAAGGTATGTGGTTTATGATTAGATCCATGCAGACACTATTTACTCTTTTTCAATAGAGagggaaaaaatgtaaatagtTTATGCACCGACGGCATAAAGGAATTTTACACTAGACTACTAGTGAAAAGGATTTTTTAACGGTTATCCAATCCGATCAGAAACCGTCGGAACGTAAATTTGTTGACTTTCACGATTccaattccaaaaaaataaataaacaaagacagAAAAGTCTAAAACCACAATCCAATTTATTTAACCCATCCAAGGCGTGataacacaaacacaaacgTCTTCACCAATTATGAAAAAACCCTCAATTAACATCCAAAAGTGAACCAGTAACTAACCACATTTGCAGTAACCGTTTAACACCTACACCATCCAGAATCACAAGCTCAAATTATTATTCTTACATCAAGCTCAACTACCCGATATCAGAAACCAAAAACGACATTGAAAAAGCCGTTTCCGCTTGGGaggggaagaaacaaaagagtcaaaactcaaaacacaAAAACGCAGAAAtcggaaattaaaaaaaaaaaaaaaaaaaaaaggaaacgaaTCGAAGGAAAACGGCAAATGAAAAGTGCTAAACGAGGTTGATTGAAAGCAGATTATAATCATTATTCTCGTTGCGGTTGCGTTGCGTGTAACATTAAAtcgataatagaaaataaaatgtagaataacaataatgataatgattatatttatataccTGAGGTGAAGGAGAAAAGGAATCGATGTCGAGTGAGAGTGAATCGCTTGAGGTTGAATCGGCCATGGATAGAGAGAGGAATTGGGAATGCAGGTGGAGATGAAGATTGAAGATGTTTGTGTTAATGGCAACACTGCGATTTAGTGAGTGAGGGATGGTGCTAAGTAATAAAACTCGAGCGAGTCAAAACGAGTCACCGACGACTCCGTGTCGTGGCACTTGTTTGAGGCATCACGAGCGGTCCGCGTCAAACAAGACAATTCCAACCCGGCACTCTGGTTAAGTTAACCATACTTGGGTAAGCCgacaattttcctttttcccttttcttgtttgatttttttttttttaagaatatatttcatccaataaaatatattctaagaGTTTGTTTAATAGTACATACagatttaataaatttgatatgatttttaagataagtttataaaatttaattatcataaaaataatacatagtgatgtttttatattgtaaatacacctatttattctttattttgttgttgactaaaatttattacaagTTATCAAATTTTGTGCGTtcgacatttttttttcctgagtcTCAACTCTCAATTAAGATTTTgtactttttaaataatcttaactaataataaaaagtatattaagAAGTGTGTTGtggcaaattttttaaaaaaataagttttttataccaaaaaaagttatcacttgtacaatttttttttataaaaatggtaATAGTAccgattaaaaataaaaattaaatattgtttatttatatattgtttataaGAAGTGTTATTAACCACGTGGTATCTATTATAATCAACTcgtgattattttaaaaatatttgttagtttATTAACTAACGCTCttataatactaattaatgAGATTGGTAgtaataatatatcatttcaAAAGGGGACAATGTAATCTTATACTGTACGGAGtatttgcttcttttttattttatatgttattaatttttaaagaaaatttgaacAATATAAAGtgattaaaataagtaaaacattgttttgttttatcttaCAAGTAAGTAAAACAgagttttattattatagtgTTCTATcagtattaacaaataaatatttagcacatttaatatattcaaatgtcctttttttggtacagaaaataattaaatgtctATAACTACtttcaaaataagtattaaattattgtttttatactttcaataacaaatatatttatttttcatcaaagAAGCTTAACTTTTATggtgcttttaatttttattctttaaaaaattgacaggaaaatattaaatatttaataaaatgtattaattacttattaatttataattgttaaattagttTCTTGGTcgtctaatttattatttaagtttaatttggtattttaattttttgtttcaatttttttctttaatttttaaaatcgattCAATTTGAtagttttcttttcaatttgattttctattttttttaaaatcaattcatttttccaaaatatgtattttgtgaCCGTTTGTACTCACTTAATGACCATTTTAAAActcaacaaaatataattttttacaattttatctgaaaaactaaattgaatcaatttaaaaaaattaaagatccaacttaaattaaaaaagaattagaagaataaaaaacttatataaccGTTTATAATCCTTAAAATACTTAATACTAAGATTTTTAAGTACTCCTAATTCCTAATACTTACTAGAGTGTATTGAGTGGTTAAGACATACTAACAagactttaaaaataatatttatttttgtccccTCAAGTGAACTCAATTGGTTAAATTGTGAATAGAATTAATCTCTTTTTGTCAGCTTTAAAATACTCTTACAGTACACCAAAATAGAAGTTTGATCAATGCCCCTAACATCAATTTGGaaaacacatttattttaatatatcataaatctCAAATACAGGGAAATAAGTTATTATTGATCTTAATTTTCTGGTCCCCGATATTTCTGaaataaaaggtatttttttctttgaatataTTAATGACGGCATAAATTCGTCATTGCGTTGTGGGCAAAATTCCTAGAtctattttgttcttatatatattatattgaaaactataaatgaaagggaaaaaaattatgtaaatcaATTGACCTGAGAttgttttgaattaattaaaaatttatattgaagTCTTAAATATACAACTGTATTAAATACTTGAcaataaattttgttgtttataaGGATTTTTTCCATATTCAAACTAGATTTCttctaatgaaaaataattatgatttagaaaaaaaaaaatcaaaggtaTAAAGTCAGCACTCAACAACCATGCAATGCAATGGTTTGAGACGTGTTTGCTTTTTGCAAATAAAAATGGGTTCCACTGCAGGATTCATTGCAGAAATATCACTTTCGATTGAGAAATTGCCATTTTACGTATCAGCTAAACAATAACTCGCCATTCATGcaagaaaaaacacaaatggAGTTAAATCATCAGCAAGTGATTTTGGAAAATGATACTGAACTACTGGTAGCTGTcatgttctttttttctttcaacttcAAGACACAGGGAATTTTTCCCATGTGAGAAGatattttgtaatatattttcaactgaaaattttaactttgttttcttttgtcaaCCGATCTCATTATGTAGGAATATAATACGATGCATCCTGACTAAAACGTATTAACTTCTCATTCTCAATAGTTTCCTTTTAATTAGTGCATCTTgatcaaataaattaagattCTCTGTATAGTGCAGTGATTATTAACGTCGTTTATTTGCAAGtacttgttaaaaaattataataaaacaaaaatgattcgACCACACTCTAATATATACaactaaaaaaagagaaaaatataaatatgataaatgatttggtgtgaaaaaaaagagagtaacTATTAGGTATATATATTGTGTAGGTGGCCATATATATCATTATCTATTATCAAGCTATCATGTATAAGCTTCCattggaaaataacaaaatatgaatgtaatgaagaaaaataatcaatgcagaagtttattttccttcttttgtttGCATGAAGTTCAAATCATTGAAACACTAATAtgggatttaatttaattgattgattaagatgtataagtattataaattttttggtgTCGTATTTAATTCttacgaataaaaaaatcattgaaatgAGTAATatctctcttaaaaaaaattaatacacatGACCAGAAAATTAAATCTTAATAacgtatttaaattttagaaattgaATTATCTACTAATTATGCGAAACTTTTTTGATGATCAGTGTAGAAGTTATCCACAAATGATCTGAATGTATTGATAGTTCatctttatatatttgaattttcttaatTGAGATAATTCTTTaacaaactcttttttttaagtgactttttattttaattattgagtactttttttgtttttaaaaacagTTGAGTTACTAGTTTCTATTTTAAACTGTATTTTATTTCAGGTATTAAAATTTTCCACAAATTTGAAttctttatacttttaaattaatttatttcaagtttttcttgttacgttaaaatttatttttttattttcaaatctaATTTCTTCGCTCTATTAAATTTCACTACACTATCTTTAAAGTGACTCATTTGATCCAttttttttaggatttgatccatttttctctaaaatattatatttgtcatgcttaattttatttaactatcaTTGTCAGCTTGAGGGTTAATTTTGTCAAatcaaaggataaaaataaatttttaaatccaTAGAAATTAAAGACAAATATCTCATAGTTTACAATAACTCAAAcctcatatttaattaattgagttaaaCCTCATAAGTAAAGGataaaaataggataaaaatagtttttcacaCGTTAAGATAATTTGAACTATTCACCACCTTTAATGAACCCTGATTGTTCATATTTGAGTGTCTaacgttataaaaaaaaaaaacgtgtctCCAACATAACTGGTAAAGTTCAAGCCATCATATATTGAAGATTTGAATGATTAGATGTTGTTGGTTAATTcaaagtaaaattattaaaagtccTTTATTAGCATTTATCTTCTTCGACTGTTCATTATTCAATTTCACTTATATtgaatttcatttataattGGAGAGATGTATgattgaaatagatttttacaAACCTAATTTATCCTCTTGTATTCATCTTTCATATTTGTAAATGACTTGAATGATAAGTTAAATGTATATATTACGTTTTTAAGACTTTTTTacgtaaaaaaatacaaaaaaataattatttatacaaataatacaacccaataattatttactaaatGATATGTTTTAATGTGCATGTTGAGAACTAGATTCCTCAAGAACCGATCTCTCAATGTCATAGTTCTATTCTTTTTTAACCCAGTTAAGGGGGACTTATTTCTCAactgtgtttttgtttttttcttgtttttaaattgtttttgtattttatttttttgtgttattaatttctatatttatgtttgtttttttaaaacaaatatttttcatttgttaatttttttcatattttatgttttatcatttttgaTGAGTTGAaatcctttatatttttattttatttgattattaaaatacataattaatcaacaacttaattagaattaaaaaaaaacatatttaaccaaCAAAGTAGAtttgaactaaaatatttaaattacaaacaatagaataaaatatttaaattttaaataatacaacaaaaaatttaaaatacaaaaaaatatgacataaaaAAGTTGATGAATATGTGTAATTATTACGCAAACTAATCATcactttctttaaaattatctattttaatcatattaatCCCTTAGTTATTAATCtaagttttctttatttttttcccctctTCTTCAATCATGCAAACTATCTACATAAAGGTGGTTTCAAATTATGTCacttattataaatgttttgttTAAGGGATAATTGTTTCGTTTCCAAAATAACATCAAAGATTCTACATGCATGGTGTGTCATAAGAAGAAATTGACAACATGATGGAaagatttataaataaaataaatttaatataaaatcaacaacatgtgcaaattaaaatttcatttttatataataaaatttatatataaattaataagaaacaaatttagaacaattaaaaacatttctaaaatgtttaaaaaaataaaaaatctcggTTAAGAAATCGTTTTTTTTTCTCGCGTTAGTTAAAAGATCAGTTTATGGAGAACTAATTTCTCACCCAGCACAATTAAGTGTATCATTTATGTGCATAATATTTTGGTATTATttgcataaataattaattaatttgtattttaaagtaaaaaaagtcttttttaaACCCACGGTTGTTGTGAGGCGAGAAGTGGTTGCAAACAATATTTCATATAAAGCAAAATGAGATCCTCTCCCTCCCTATTTTACATGCAAACTAGTGTTAGAAATTGATTCCTTCCTATTTATCTCCATTGCATACTAAACCTACCACTCTGAAGGCACTCGGGTTGTGTAATGTGTTTGAAttaggaataattttaaatcttccTACATCATCACCCTACAAATCCTTTTACTATCCTTTTAATGGTAAGTAAtgaatgtattttatattttcaagacaTTAAATACAtctactttttttattcaatacttACTATTAAAGGTAGTAGGAAATTTAGTAGAAAAATATAGCATTACTCAGTGAAAAAACCATGAAATAAATACACTCTCAAATCTCAATTGTTAAATCAATAAACAAGTATGACAAAAATTAtctaaagataaaattgattcatCTTTCATGttcaaatggataaaaaaatgcaaaggaAAATTAGAAAGTCCCAACTTAGTCAATCATAATCAAGTTCCTGTGAATTGTGAAAGCctcgaaaataatttttatcctgtacatattttataaaattctgaTACATCttatttataacaataataaaggcTATAGAAAAATGGCCATTAACACTTTCTATTGCtaactaaaatttactaaaaattataaattgtatttatttcactttttatttaatgaatttcttctaattttgtaattcccagtaatttttaacttatataaAGTATGTATTAGAAAGAATATGGCAAAAAGTACCCCACGTTTTTTAGACCTTTTTACGCTTTAAACTATTATTGCAAATACCCAACATACTATTCTATTTTAACCTCCCCACCTCAGGtacattactaaaaaaaatcacacttaCATATGCAACAAATGTAATTCCAAaacataaaatacaaatatacaaACACGACATTACCTTTCCACTGGtaataatattatgaatataaataatattaaaaaaaattgtattattggatattcaatttttttcattagaatttaaaagaataaggttaaaagataatgaaatttatatatataaaaattaacatagtaattatttgtaattagaTTTGATCAGCCTTAAACCTATTTAATTAGATATTCCAACTAAAATGTAATTGGAAAACTCGGGTTGAACGAATTTCCAATATATACTTTAGCCGAAGAAGGTCTATATTGAAGAAGTTTTGGGGCCCAATCCAAAAGTGACCAATAAATTTggtcacaaaaaattattagcCCAGCGTCCTTACACAGTTTCATCTACCATATATATCATATTGCTCCATTACTTTCGGAGCTTAATTACACCAAAATATCCAATCCACTGTGCTCCCACCATCCAAAGCATCACTGTTGCCTGAATATAAACGAGTTTTCTCTGACTGAATTCTCATGAAATTGGCATCTCATATACTTCAGCTGTGTTATAGTATCATCCTCAATCCCTTCTTTGCGTTTTCTTGTTCCTTCAATAACTCTGTTCAGACTATCAGCGGCAGGCAAACTTACAGTGTCCACAGTATCAAGCATCTCTACGTCACCATCAAGTTTATCTGCCCCGGCTTCTCCATTCATAGAATTCAAATAGAGATTCTTATTCAGATTGTTGAAGAAATGTTTGATCACTGGAAGCAAGCACTCGGTTCTTGAAGTGAAAAAGTTAGCTTTGAGCATGATGTTTATCTGCTTGGCAGTTTCTCCAGCAAATACTGCAATTCCTTGTTCCTCAGCAACTAGAAGCCACTCTGAAAATGAAAATCACTAACTATTAGATGCAagaggaaaccaaaaagaagaaatctctcaaacaaaacaaaagggaATACATAAATGGGTAGCTAGTTTCAGTTAAAAATATTCCAAATTCAATCACCAATGACACTGATAAAATTTGAGATTGAGAAGAGGAACTCACTTATAAGAGCTATGGGAGTGGAAACATTTGGTCTGCTGATCTTTCTGCCTATGCAATTTTGATTAGTAACCCAGTTGATCAATTGAATGGGTATGCAGGATCTACAGAAGGCATTTATGTAAGACATAGCTTTCCCGTGATCACCTTTTTCCCTGTGACCAACCAGATTATGAGACTTGTCAGGTGAAACATTCTAGAAAGTAGAAACCCCTTCATCTATCACAGCTACACAATAGACAGTCTTTTTCTCATACCTAGCAGACTGTACAGCTAACTCAGCAACAAACAACCAAGTTATAGCAAAATCTTTCAAGCTGTTGGCATATAGTGAAAATTCTGCTTGAGGATTAATGAATGAATAGTCTATCATCATCACAGAATTGTACAGGACTTCTTTTAAAAGAACTTCATTTTCAGAACCCTGTAGTAAAACAAGCAGTCAGTTGTTGAATGTAACAGTAAAAATTAGAAACAAGCAATACATCATTCACTTGATGAAGGGGGGAAAGGAAATAAAGTCATTTCCATAGAACTAAAATCTGAAATTACCAACAGAAGAAGGGTGCCCAGTATTGGATTCAATGACCGTGAAGATTATGGCAATGAATAACTAATGTAGCTAACCAAGCAGTAACCCTTTTCAAAGACAATACTATACTGAAAATCACAACTAATGAACCATTCATGAATAATGGGTTAAGTAAATCATTTTATTGGAAAGTTTATaggttttaaaattccaaaatataaatcataattttccaACAATAATCAATACTTCAACTCCTGGTCTTAAATCAATTATCATATAAAGAAAGCTTGAgcattaaaaaatgtgttttgcaTACCAATAAAAAGTACCCTTTGGATCTTATTGCATGCTAACCTGAGTAACCTCTATAGATGGCAGTGACGTCTAGACATGAATAGCCTCCATTAAACATATGCCATGCGGGCTATGTGGGCTTGTAGttatttgaaattaatctttttagttttgacttttgagatCCAACAAAGTTTTCTGGAGAAAAAGGTGCTTTGACTAAAGCCCTTAATTCCAAATTATGATTAAGGAAAATTAAAGCAAAAGAGACATGGTACTGACCAGTAGAGAGGTCACTGGCAAAACTGGTTCCAACATCATCCTGAAAAGGGTATCTGAATGTAGACCAATCAGCATTCAGGAAGAACAAACATGAAAACTGTAATGAGGTCACCCCAGAAAGCACAAGGATTGGACCAATGTCAAGCtgagaaataaacaaataagggTAAAAGAGGGATCGAACTAAGAAAATTAACAAACACTGGTATCTAGTCATCATGATTAACAATTTAGCATGATTAC
Protein-coding sequences here:
- the LOC100814255 gene encoding uncharacterized protein, which translates into the protein MNLNHHDAPPYEHMLKESINRFFAEHRRGATDFADFTSIFSRMLHSTPEPPLPLLWFYAALEFRATREPSRRARDLFHLLASCSGARGSTKRIAALAPLLFVLHRSVLLRGEELLLKSEVEGLVEGVVSYCSICCGNEICREDDVAVLEFGDLVKVWTVDDDEDYNEGGVLGLGFFPFVSEEFRKGMIERGCEVGVLAGVVMWEALLLKLCLAFEKGIGRAEQEKRVMASAVQTITGFRSFRFLDTLFRMMLEPVLPVTSLLGSENEVLLKEVLYNSVMMIDYSFINPQAEFSLYANSLKDFAITWLFVAELAVQSAREKGDHGKAMSYINAFCRSCIPIQLINWVTNQNCIGRKISRPNVSTPIALIKWLLVAEEQGIAVFAGETAKQINIMLKANFFTSRTECLLPVIKHFFNNLNKNLYLNSMNGEAGADKLDGDVEMLDTVDTVSLPAADSLNRVIEGTRKRKEGIEDDTITQLKYMRCQFHENSVRENSFIFRQQ
- the LOC100781823 gene encoding protein NDL2; amino-acid sequence: MADSTSSDSLSLDIDSFSPSPQEHIIRTRHGSVSVAVYGDQDKPALITYPDLALNYVSCFQGLLFCPEAYYLLLHNFCIYHISPPGHELGAAAIDQDHPILSVDDLADQIAEVLNFFGLSAVMCMGVTAGAYILTLFAMKYRQRVLGLILVSPLCKEPSWTEWLYNKVMSNLLYFYGMCGVVKEILLKRYFSKEIRGGTQLPESDIVKSCRRLLDERQSLNVWRFLEAINERPDISEGLRKLHCRSLIFVGDMSPFHSEAVHMTSKLDRRFSALVEVQACGSMVTEEQPHAMLIPMEYFLMGYGLYKPSKLSVSPRSPLSPSCISPELYSPESMGLKLKPIKTRISLEI